The Dreissena polymorpha isolate Duluth1 chromosome 8, UMN_Dpol_1.0, whole genome shotgun sequence genome includes the window GAGAAAGGCAAAGAATTCTGCCACGAAGGGCCCAGCGCATCCTGGCGGTGAAAAATTCACGTGCGTGAAATGTGGGAAGACGTTTGTGGAGCGCGCGAAGCTCGAGGTACACTTTGCAGCGCATGCACACGAGACTCCGGAAAAGTGCGGAATACCCCGCCGAACGCTGAAACGCAACTTAATGAATAAGCAGGTACTCATAATTATATTGCTCGTCAAATATTAGCGacttaaaaaatcaatattacaTCAAGTTTTTAATGCATTTATCTTGATGACACTTATAAAAACAATGAAGATAGTACTTAGAATACtttaaatcatattatttatgaagtgcgcttcattttttgtttgtttaagtattaaatCCAAATTAAAAAGCTTGATTTGGGCAGGTTAACTCGTACTGTTTCAGTACtctatttatttgtatgtatCTACGTCTTAAGTATAGCATTAACGCAATCATTTGCAATAACATTCTTTTTCCAGCTCGAGATTCCGACGGTGTGCGAATCGCTCGTAAGTACGCCGATCAAGATATACCCGTGCGAGAAATGTGGGCGTAGCTACGACTCACAAAAGTTCCTGGACACTCACATGAAAATACACTCCATAGATACGCCGTACAAGTGCGAAAGCTGCGACAAACAATTCAAGTACCTCTCCTCGCTGAAGGCGCACAGTTTCGTCCATCGCGGAGAGTCTCGTGAAGTGGTGACGCAATCCGATGACGTCATATCTGCCGATAACGCCAAAGACTCCGCTCAACGGTATTATAGTACTCGATCGATTAGCAACAGAGACTTCTCAAAAGGCATGGACAGTCTGAATGTATTCTCCTTCCTCACGAAGATCACCGGAAATGAATCTTTAAGTCAGTTGGACCTTGACCTGCCATTCTGCTGTAAGTCATGTGACTTCAAGACCAGCGCCCCAGCAGCTCTGTTGAGACACATGAAGGAACATGCGCGCGCCACCGGCAAGTATGTGTGCGCCGTCTGCAACAAGTCTTACAAGTCGCATAGCAACCTGAAGACACACGAGAAGGTCCACACTATTAGCAAACTAAGACAGATCCTAATCGAGGGTAGCATGACACGCACTTGCCGCCAGTAGAATTGGTGGTGTGTTACCGATAGGATGAATCGCATGCGAGGTTAAACTGTTTCTGTCCACTTTAGAACAACTAGAATGCATTGATTTATCTGAACAATTTTAACTTTCAGGTATCTTCTTGCAAATAGTAACTAATATATTTTAGTGCTGTAGGAGTTAGTACTACACCGCGGACGTGTTGAAATGAGTTAGTTGCTGTATTTGTAGATATATGTGACTTGTCCATATAACTTACATTTTTGTTCTGTTTTGTATAACCATGATTGACCTTAAATTCTTTTTTGTGTGAATCTCGCAACTCAGATGTGTGTTCAGTATTAAAACTGAGTTTTATATTGCGatgttgtttgtaaataaaatgcataaactgtttttatttattgtattttgtttgtgtacgttgaaatatttaaaataaaacataaaacggGAACTAATATCTTCacagtattatatgattttatgTGGGTAGAGTTGAGGGTTAAACTcgtaaacatatatatatgtttcattactatctttaaaatagtaataaaaacttattatatatatatatatacatatatatatatatatatatatatatatatatatatatatatatatatatatatatatatatatatatatatatatatatattaagttttcatTACTATTTTAAAGATCTGAAAAGAGACGacttatttaatatgaaaacaatcaGTGTGCATTACTATTTGCATTGCTCATATTATTTTCACTTCAAACCGGAAACGAAACCAATATTTCTTAGAAATGAAACAGTTTTGAAAATAAACTAAAAGTAGTGATGCGATGAATAATGCAAGGCGGTGTTTAAAGCGGCACGTAGCAGccaacacacaaaaaacacttttTGTAGAAGGTTTACGTTTATGCGGTAAAGCGTAACAACAAAAGCAGTCGTGTGTGCCATTATTGTACCATTATAATGCATAAAATTTACTTTGATTACAAATTCTAATACATATTGAATATCTTTGCATATGCCAGAGTTTGACGATCGGCCCTAATCATACGggaattgatagtattaaaacaTGTAAGGGTCATATAGCTATGTGAAACATTTTCCGAATGGAATGGACGCAATGAAGATTGTTCGTCATGTAATGTGTGTACTCGTATATAAAGGAGAACGGTGTGTGTAAAATGTGTAGACGAACGATGCGATAATCTTGCCACGTTTACTTTCaccataataatgataatgattatttgtatatatacataGTCCATATGACGTCGACATTTTCAGATGACACATATTTCTATgaaagcatttattttaaatgcacGTGTGTTCTCTTTTAGTTACATAGTCAATCGTTTGATTTCTTTTTTTGTCATGAAAATTCATAAAacgataaataataataatttttttacatatttgtttgAGGGATACTCAAATGTATGTATTCAGCGAAAACCAGTCATTTGTATCGATTCAATACGAAAGTTAATAATTCGGTGCCGACGTAATCCACACGGCTAGACTCCTCTGATTTGGGATTATCTTTAATCATTATATTTGAGCTATTTAAATGTGATCTGTCACACCGAGGTGTGATAGAGTATTGCCAATGCTTATTTAAGGAATTACACAGGCACGTTATAGACTCGAGCTCAGCAGGTAATCTAAACAATCCGCGCTGGAATatctttattttcaaacattGTAATCTAATTAGAATTAAGTAATTAGGAACTAGActttgtgtttatatttcaacGATGATGTCTTGTGAaaggaatttaaaaaaagatataatatCCTACATATAgtcttcttaacccatttatgcctagtggactctcccatctttctaaattggattaatttattcccaaaattagggatgtctagtatatttatttctatatttagaatatttcttacagatattcctttaagcaaacagcgccgatcatctgggtctacgctgtttgccaatgtctttttttctagacgctaggcataaatgtgttaaaaaccaCATAGAAAAAATTTCTAATTGTAAGCCTTGTGTTTCCATATTTTCATTTCAATATGTTATAGATTGCAATCAAACCGGGATTATTAATCCTTGATTGAAtatcaatgattaaaaaaataacacaattgattaaacttaaaaataaacctTTATAACTTTGgtataacataaatacaatttggTTTTCTTCGCTCACTGCATGAAAAAGAACGATGAAGTTTCGAACCTCGAAGACAGACAACcgttattaaaatattgtatagttaaaaataaaaaagtaaagttTAATCAGGCTGATGTGATTGATGTCTTAACACGtacacacatacatttttcaGCGTTTTATTACATACAAAAATATAGTAAGCAACGTTATACcaaatgcatttcattttatGCGAATATAAGTCGTTTATTATAAAATTTAGATGAAAATCACCTGTACATGGTTTTCGAAATATTTGAGTATTTATCAGCTCATACCGTGCAAACATTATTATCTGAATGTAATAATCTCAAAAGTATGTCGAATACATGGGCGTTGCCTTTGTaagaaatgtaatataaaaaaatagaagATAACCGTGGTaaatatgcatgcatgcatgtatgaaATTTAGCTGACGTTCCTGGCAACGGAAATTATATTGAAGATGCACAAATTGCACGAATGTTAATTAGCATTCGCATTTCAATTTACCTGAGCATTTTTCGAATGTGAAAATTGTTATTGGGCAATTGATAacacaattgaaaaaaagaacaacatatgTCCCGTTTGTTGTATCATATGAAAACGTTCCTGATGATATTCAGatgtattaacaaaaaaaaaaaaatttaattggtgcaaaaaaatcaaaacaggAATGATCATCCACATACAGACAGGAAATATTCAAAATCCGAAATGCTTTCACCATAATGCAGCCAGTCCCAAATGCCTTGGTTCTTTTCGTTGGAAAGAAATTCCGATTTAAACATGTCCGGTATAATTTGCTTCGGGGGTTTAGTTGCCTTTAATTGCTCATACGATTCGAATTCGTCCGCTGAAAACCGAATTTCTTTTCTAACGTTTTCATCAGATGTATTCTGTTCGATAACAATTCTTTTAAATGGTACTATGCTTTTACGACTCTGGGATCTTTCAAGCACAACTTTATGGTTACCTGGATCTCCAAACCCACCACTGCTAGGACCCCCAAAACCTCCTCCTAATGGGTTTGAACCATTAGGAGCTCCGATGCCGCTACTGCCGCCGTTGTTTGCCCCTTGGGCTGCAGAGCCGCCGCCTGATGGGGAACCGAAACCTCCGTCGCCTCCACCGGAACCATTGCTTCCCCACCCCAAGGCGTCTTTTCCAGACGAACTACCGGAGCCGTTTCCTGGAGTTCCAAATCCACCGCTGCTAGGACCGCCAAAACTTCCGCCGAATGGATTTGAACTTCCGGAGCTGTTACCCGGATCACCAAACCCACCACTGCTAGGGCCTCCAAAACCTCCTCCTGGTGGGTTTGAGCCATCAGGAGCTCCGAAGCCGCCACTGCCTCCGTTATTTCCCCCTAGGGCTGCAGAGCCGCCGCCTGATGGGGAACCGAAACCCCCGTCGCCTCCACCGGAACCATTGCTTCCCCACCCCAAGGCGTTTGCCCCAGACGTACTGCTGTCCTGCCTTACCGCGCGACTGtctaaaacaaacaagaacattgaaattattaattaGACACGTTGACCAAAGCCCTAATGGGGTGTTCATGTAGATGTGCCCGTTTTGTCGCGGTGGTTGATTGATAGTGTTTCTGGTGAACTTTGTTTTgctattatttaaaatgatagtTGCTGCGATTGCgatatttataattatgaaaaAGATAGTGATGATGTGGGCGATTATGCTGATGATGgtgctgatgataatgatcaattatttaaaaaaataatttaccagCAATGGAGAAAAGCACTGCAATTCCAAAGGAGCATAACAGTTTGCGAGACATGTTGGCAATCTAAAAACAGAGTCACTTATGTTCCATAACGTTCCGTCTGTCGGTCTTATCACATGATTTAGAGATATAACAAGTTGTGTACATGAACGTTGTCAATTTAGGCATGCTTGTGTGGCAGGTGAAAGTCGCCCCAaacgtattaacccatttatgcctagtggactctcccatccttctaaattggatcaatttatttccaaaattagggatgtctagtatatttatttctatatttagaatatttcttacagaaattcctttaagcaaacagcgcggaccctgatgaaacgccgcatcatgcggcgtctcatctgggtctacgctgtgtgccaaggccttttttctagacgctaggcataaatgggttaaatctagAACGAATTTCACAATCTGACAATTGGTGAATTCCGTTCACGTCATCTGAATCTTCGCCTTTCAATAAAATAATCTGGAAAGCCAAAACACGAAATAGCGAAGTTATAATAGACTGTATACTACACATTTGGTTGATATGCACATTTTAGTACAATATGTGTCACATCAGTTTCGTTGGTGGATTTCTACTGACACGTCAAAATATCAAAATCGGGTAACATGTGAGCTTATCTTCTATGTTATATTTTCTGGTGAAAATGCTATCAAGAGAGTGTTACACAAAGCCATATTTCCCAACAAAATCCGTTTCATGTAAACAGGCGCAagccatttgaaaaaaacaaaaacaataacagaaCAAGACAATAATGAAGATCTTggtaccacaggtggttagcgtgtggctatgctattaattagtgaaaacatcattttgaatgataaataatcatattataacgaaaaattaacttttctgaaaaaaatatttcactatcaaatatatatattatatagtgaaatattttttttcagaaaagttaatttttcgttataatatgattatttatcattcaaaatgatgttttcactaattaatatcatagccacacgctaaccaccgttatatatatatttgatagtgaaatattttttttcagaaaagttaatttttcgttataatatgattatttatcattcaaaatgatgttttcactaattaatatcatagccacacgctaaccacctgtgcttggTACCCCCGGTTGACGGACCTGCGTGTGATATAATTGCTTATCGTTCTATCACTGCCACACACTACCACCATTGAGCATTCGTTATATGTTAATTAATGAAGAcagtaaacatatttatttatatttggtcGTATTTGTCTTAATCAGCTGTTCACCTTTAATGACCTCATTCACTTTTAATGACCTTACAAATGTTGCACGAGTGCCTGACTATTATTTACTCTACTTGGTAAATAAACACAGGAACggtatacataataataataacattatattatcgAATATCGACATAAAATCGTCGCGGAATCTTATAAACCTTACAAATAGTGTATGTATAAATCTTCATAAATCTTAaagatttaataaataattgactTACGGCGGATAAAAAAAATGAACGCATGATACACGTTGCGCAATAAcacgtttttaattaatttacatGCAATTATATAATTAAACTTGTATATTTCGAACTTGCTTGCCGAATATCGTTTCtaagatatttgtttgtttatcgtAAAGGCTGTTTTCTTATTAACGTCATTTACCGTTAGTAGTTTACAACGTcaacaacaaaaactacaacATGCGTGAGTCTTTATTTTTTGCtttggtttgtttaaaaacaacctATACTACAACCAGTGAcctaaaaatgtaaaaatgagtCATTGCTTGAACCGATTAGTCGCTGCTGACA containing:
- the LOC127842677 gene encoding uncharacterized protein LOC127842677 isoform X1, translated to MSRKLLCSFGIAVLFSIADSRAVRQDSSTSGANALGWGSNGSGGGDGGFGSPSGGGSAALGGNNGGSGGFGAPDGSNPPGGGFGGPSSGGFGDPGNSSGSSNPFGGSFGGPSSGGFGTPGNGSGSSSGKDALGWGSNGSGGGDGGFGSPSGGGSAAQGANNGGSSGIGAPNGSNPLGGGFGGPSSGGFGDPGNSSGSSNPFGGSFGGPSSGGFGAPGNSSGNSNPFGGSFGGDGSGGFGAPTGNGPNPFGTPSGNGGSDNSASSFGSGSGFGQAGNQTGNGFGGDFGGGGFGVANGTNPWGPSGGNSTSGNPWGGQTAGQGTSNDGGFGENGSGNSFSFPGGMVGK